Proteins from a genomic interval of Zingiber officinale cultivar Zhangliang chromosome 1B, Zo_v1.1, whole genome shotgun sequence:
- the LOC121970698 gene encoding potassium channel AKT1-like, whose product MTGRRTAEVFNMPMAMMCGLETEKEISRDGSHYSIFSGIIPSLGARSTRRVMLRWFIVSPYDRRYRAWETFLIVLVIYSAWVSPFEFGFLGHATGALALVDNIVNAFFAIDIILTFFVAYLDRTTYLMVDDPKLIAWKYLTTWFVLDVASTIPSELALTLLPHKLRSYGFFNMLRLWRLRRVSALFARLEKDRHFNYFWVRCAKLIFVTLSAVHCAGCFFYLIASRYHNPSRTWIGSSMQDFHQQSLLIRYVTSLYWSITTLTTVGYGDLHAVNMGEMIFDIFYMLFNLGLTAYLIGNMTNLVVHRTSRTRRYRDTIQVATGFAQRNQLPERLQEQMISHLSLKFRTDSEGLQQQETLDALPKAIRSSITHYLFYSLVQSVYLFHGVSNDLLFQLVSEMKAEYYPPREDVILQNEAPTDFYILVTGTAELIDHRNGTDEIVRIAQKGDLLGEIGVLCYRPQFLTVRTRSLCQLLRLNRTTFLSIVQSNVGDGTIIISNLLQYLKDQRDNPLMEGLLKEIENMLTRGRLDLPLTLCFAILREDDFLLHQLLRRGLDPNESDNNGHTALHIAASKGSEHCVRLLLDYDAEPNSKDSEGSVPLWEAILGKHEQVAKLLSDHGAELSAGDMAYFACTAAEQSSPDLLEAFIRYGGDVMAAKKDGTTALHRAVCDGNLAMVEFLLRRGANMDAAVDQGWTPRSLADQQGHDEIKALFESIKGSDSSSAPLVPAPVRRFSSEPVMPQAAEEEFQSSSRDHGREKAESANGAHFHNSLFGVISAANVGARRHNKGGLLSPLVGGIPRPLLPDEGGSMRSACLPPPRVTISCPDRSETVKRKLVLLPNSLRELLDVGSKTFGFEARKVLTEDGAEIDDVRLIRDGDRLVLAGEGQTRIEN is encoded by the exons ATGACGGGCAGGCGTACGGCGGAGGTGTTTAACATGCCGATGGCCATGATGTGCGGCCTCGAGACGGAGAAAGAGATCTCGAGGGACGGCAGCCATTACAGCATCTTCAGCGGGATTATTCCCTCCCTCGGGGCCAGGAGTACCCGAAGGGTCATGCTCCGGTGGTTCATCGTTTCCCCTTATGATCGGCGATACAG GGCATGGGAGACTTTCTTGATTGTTCTCGTTATTTATTCTGCTTGGGTTTCTCCATTTGAATTTGGATTCCTTGGACATGCAACGGGAGCCCTTGCCCTGGTGGACAACATTGTCAATGCATTCTTTGCCATAGACATCATTTTAACATTCTTTGTAGCCTACCTTGATCGAACTACTTATTTGATGGTGGATGATCCTAAGCTAATAGCATGGAAATATTTGACCACCTGGTTCGTTCTCGATGTTGCTTCCACAATCCCTTCTGAACTCGCACTAACATTGCTGCCGCATAAGCTCCGCTCTTATGGATTCTTCAACATGCTTCGGCTTTGGCGTCTCAGGAGAGTCAGTGCACTATTTGCTAG GCTAGAAAAAGATAGGCACTTCAATTATTTTTGGGTCAGatgtgcaaaacttattttt GTGACTCTATCTGCTGTGCATTGTGCTGGGTGCTTCTTTTACCTTATTGCTTCAAGGTATCACAATCCAAGCAGAACTTGGATTGGTTCTTCTATGCAAGATTTCCATCAGCAAAGCTTGTTGATTCGTTATGTGACCTCTCTGTACTGGTCAATCACCACTCTTACAACCGTTGGTTATGGAGACTTGCATGCTGTAAATATGGGAGAGATGATTTTCGACATCTTTTATATGCTCTTTAACCTTGGACTAACAGCCTATTTAATAGGAAATATGACCAATTTGGTAGTTCATAGAACTAGCAGAACTAGAAGATAT AGGGATACAATCCAAGTAGCCACGGGGTTTGCACAAAGAAACCAGCTTCCAGAACGCTTACAAGAACAAATGATCTCACATCTCAGTTTGAAGTTCAGGACTGACTCAGAAGGCCTCCAACAGCAAGAGACACTGGATGCTCTTCCCAAAGCCATCAGATCCAGCATTACTCACTATCTGTTTTACTCACTGGTTCAAAGTGTCTACTTGTTCCATGGAGTATCTAATGACCTGCTATTCCAACTG GTCTCTGAGATGAAAGCTGAGTATTATCCTCCAAGGGAAGATGTGATCTTGCAGAATGAAGCTCCTACAGACTTTTACATACTAGTGACTGGAACAGCG GAGCTAATAGACCATAGGAATGGAACAGACGAG ATTGTTCGGATTGCACAGAAAGGAGATCTCCTCGGAGAGATTGGCGTTCTTTGTTATAGACCACAATTCTTGACAGTTCGAACAAGATCATTGTGCCAACTGTTGCGATTAAACCGCACTACATTCCTTAGTATTGTTCAGTCAAATGTTGGGGATGGAACAATCATCATCAGTAACCTGCTGCAG TACCTTAAAGACCAGAGGGATAATCCTTTGATGGAAGGACTCTTAAAGGAGATAGAAAACATGCTGACCCGGGGTAGATTGGACTTGCCCCTTACGCTCTGTTTTGCCATACTCAGAGAAGACGACTTCTTGCTGCATCAACTTCTAAGACGCGGTTTGGACCCAAATGAATCAGATAACAATGGACACACAGCACTG CATATAGCAGCTTCAAAAGGAAGCGAGCATTGTGTTCGTCTCTTGCTAGATTATGATGCAGAACCCAACAGCAAAG ATTCTGAGGGGAGCGTTCCCTTGTGGGAGGCCATTCTCGGTAAGCACGAGCAAGTGGCAAAACTACTGAGCGATCACGGCGCAGAGCTCTCGGCCGGCGACATGGCCTACTTCGCCTGCACTGCCGCAGAACAGAGCAGCCCCGACCTCCTCGAAGCTTTCATCCGCTACGGAGGAGACGTGATGGCGGCGAAGAAGGATGGCACCACGGCGCTCCACCGCGCCGTGTGTGACGGGAATCTTGCCATGGTCGAGTTCCTGCTCCGCCGCGGAGCCAACATGGACGCCGCCGTCGACCAGGGATGGACGCCCAGGAGCCTGGCGGATCAGCAGGGCCACGACGAGATCAAAGCTCTGTTCGAATCCATAAAGGGCTCCGACTCCTCCTCAGCGCCGCTGGTTCCGGCGCCCGTGAGGCGGTTCAGCAGCGAGCCCGTCATGCCGCAGGCAGCGGAGGAGGAATTCCAATCCTCATCGCGGGACCACGGGAGGGAGAAGGCGGAGAGCGCGAACGGGGCCCATTTCCACAACTCGCTATTTGGGGTCATTTCAGCTGCCAACGTCGGAGCCCGGCGGCATAATAAGGGCGGCCTGCTCTCCCCGCTCGTCGGCGGCATTCCAAGACCGTTACTCCCCGACGAAGGGGGCAGCATGCGTAGCGCGTGCTTGCCTCCGCCGCGCGTGACCATCAGCTGCCCAGATCGCAGCGAAACGGTCAAGCGGAAGCTTGTGCTGCTGCCGAACTCGTTGCGGGAGCTGCTCGACGTAGGGTCGAAGACGTTTGGCTTCGAGGCGCGCAAAGTGCTGACGGAGGACGGCGCGGAGATCGACGACGTGAGGCTGATAAGAGACGGCGATCGTCTGGTTCTCGCCGGCGAAGGCCAGACCAGGATAGAAAACTAG